Proteins encoded by one window of Gemmatimonas aurantiaca:
- a CDS encoding Plug domain-containing protein, with translation MINSQTSSPIRVAIRSMIRLVINRAETGTMRCGRTAVVCTMVTVMTAMTVPLSSAAAQVRPDSARADSVRLALPIPPRDTTPAEPDSVMRARILARSDSARQVFLADTIKTPVARFEMPAASLDLSDRLRFDREQILSSSAMNLADLLDRVPGVTTFRSGWLAGIHAAAYNGDARRIRYFLDGIELDGVDPRGAGTIDLTDIPLWTLDELVIERGAGEIKVWMRTLSATRITPFSRVDVFTGDLNTNAFRGFVARRWRNGLMFQAGGQQVATQSGRTSAFTTGSTQRLRSDGNVQLFMGRFGWARGKWSVDAYGQGGARERDAHLSRDTTSFTNLPSYKGARREGYVRLGYGDTLSGLWSQAMVHVARVKIEPDSFTIGETVFGSTGDTTATDSIAARLDTIVARTQQVVAVGYRADRWSVSLTDRIRPLNGQTLHAPAARGSFTWRQFAVGAWAERSGPDSTDRTEVTAQFRPRSWLAFNVAHATRTPTQTTARTPVDDSSSVPESGSLDDSGDLPVSGARRASSSLRAQGAIRYKDLWLIGGLFRDDAVRYANIELIGLPGVLLEAPAAQGVLVGARGRVYKDLRFDVYSIRWNTGQFSRPPLQVRAELALVSDWLRRFPKGEFGINARLSYELRDATPFFYGVRGEDLDIRITEKAQVATAHLEIRIQRGTLFYQYRNLSGGQYEQIRGITMPPAVQMYGMRWEFWN, from the coding sequence GTGATCAACTCGCAGACCAGTTCGCCGATCCGCGTGGCGATCCGCTCGATGATCCGCCTGGTGATCAACCGCGCCGAAACCGGAACGATGCGATGCGGCAGGACCGCGGTGGTCTGCACCATGGTGACTGTCATGACGGCGATGACGGTGCCTCTCTCGTCCGCGGCGGCGCAGGTCCGTCCCGATTCCGCACGCGCGGATTCGGTGCGTCTTGCGTTGCCCATTCCTCCCCGTGACACCACGCCTGCCGAACCCGATTCGGTGATGCGGGCGCGCATTCTCGCGCGCAGCGACAGCGCCCGGCAGGTGTTCCTCGCCGATACGATCAAGACGCCCGTGGCGCGGTTCGAGATGCCGGCGGCTTCGCTGGACCTCTCCGATCGACTGCGGTTCGATCGTGAGCAGATCCTGTCGTCGAGCGCGATGAATCTGGCAGATCTGCTGGACCGTGTGCCCGGTGTCACGACGTTCCGGAGCGGCTGGCTGGCCGGCATTCATGCCGCGGCCTACAACGGCGACGCGCGGCGCATTCGTTACTTCCTCGACGGCATCGAACTCGATGGCGTCGATCCGCGCGGAGCCGGCACCATCGATCTCACGGACATTCCGCTCTGGACGCTCGACGAACTGGTGATCGAGCGCGGAGCAGGGGAGATCAAGGTGTGGATGCGCACACTCTCCGCCACCCGGATCACGCCCTTCTCGCGCGTGGACGTGTTCACGGGCGACCTCAATACGAATGCCTTCCGGGGCTTCGTGGCGCGGCGTTGGCGGAATGGGCTGATGTTCCAGGCGGGTGGCCAGCAGGTGGCCACGCAGTCGGGACGCACGTCGGCCTTCACGACGGGCAGCACGCAGCGTCTGCGCAGCGATGGCAACGTCCAGCTCTTCATGGGTCGCTTTGGTTGGGCGCGCGGCAAATGGAGCGTGGACGCCTACGGCCAGGGCGGGGCACGGGAGCGTGACGCGCATCTCTCGCGGGACACCACATCGTTCACGAACCTGCCTTCATACAAAGGCGCACGTCGTGAAGGGTATGTACGTCTGGGATATGGAGATACCCTGTCGGGTCTCTGGTCGCAGGCGATGGTGCACGTGGCACGGGTGAAGATCGAACCGGACAGCTTCACCATCGGGGAAACGGTGTTCGGCAGCACGGGCGACACGACAGCCACCGATTCCATCGCGGCACGTCTGGATACGATCGTCGCCCGTACGCAGCAGGTGGTGGCTGTGGGGTATCGCGCCGACCGCTGGTCGGTATCGCTCACCGATCGCATCCGGCCGCTCAATGGGCAGACGCTGCATGCGCCGGCGGCCCGCGGCAGTTTTACCTGGCGTCAGTTCGCCGTGGGGGCGTGGGCCGAACGTTCGGGACCGGATTCCACCGATCGCACCGAGGTGACGGCGCAATTCCGTCCGAGGTCATGGCTGGCATTCAATGTGGCGCATGCCACCCGCACACCAACGCAGACCACCGCACGCACACCCGTCGACGACTCCAGCAGCGTGCCGGAGTCGGGCTCCCTCGACGATTCGGGCGACCTGCCGGTATCGGGCGCCCGGCGTGCATCGAGTTCCCTGCGCGCGCAGGGGGCCATTCGCTACAAGGACCTCTGGCTGATCGGCGGTCTGTTCCGCGATGATGCCGTGCGGTATGCCAACATCGAGCTGATCGGCCTGCCCGGTGTGCTGCTGGAGGCTCCGGCGGCCCAGGGCGTGCTGGTGGGCGCGCGTGGCCGTGTGTACAAGGATCTGCGGTTCGACGTGTACTCGATACGCTGGAATACGGGGCAGTTCAGCCGGCCGCCGCTGCAGGTGCGCGCCGAACTCGCACTGGTCAGCGACTGGCTGCGCCGATTCCCCAAGGGGGAGTTCGGCATCAACGCCCGCCTCTCGTACGAACTGCGCGATGCAACGCCGTTCTTTTACGGCGTGCGAGGCGAGGACCTCGATATCCGCATCACCGAGAAGGCCCAGGTGGCCACCGCGCACCTCGAGATCCGCATCCAGCGCGGCACGCTGTTCTACCAGTATCGCAATCTGTCGGGCGGTCAGTACGAGCAGATCCGCGGGATCACCATGCCACCGGCGGTGCAGATGTACGGGATGCGGTGGGAGTTCTGGAATTGA
- the ispD gene encoding 2-C-methyl-D-erythritol 4-phosphate cytidylyltransferase produces MSESRTGAPHTDEQPTGEPPMGASQPPLQPPRRIIPPPAIASRGEVAPRGDVVRDVGVVIVAGGSGSRTGSTELKQFRWVSGKPALLHSVQAFMARPDVAVVVVVLPKAYAADPPPWLFQCDVDRLLVSVGGAERHESVVNGLEDLPEEVVVAVVHDAARPLVTDETIDRVIAEARRGHGAIAALPVVDTLKEVDDDGRIVRTVDRTRLWRAQTPQAFPRQLLEEAHIAAQRDRVGATDDAALLERLGHPVVVVRGSERGMKITEEADFARAEALSILRE; encoded by the coding sequence ATGAGTGAGTCGCGCACGGGTGCACCGCATACGGACGAGCAGCCTACGGGTGAACCGCCCATGGGCGCATCGCAGCCGCCATTGCAACCGCCGCGACGGATCATTCCACCGCCGGCGATCGCCTCGCGTGGCGAAGTGGCCCCCCGCGGTGACGTCGTACGTGATGTGGGCGTGGTGATCGTGGCCGGTGGTTCCGGATCCCGCACGGGCAGCACGGAGCTCAAACAGTTCCGGTGGGTATCGGGCAAACCGGCACTGCTGCACAGCGTGCAGGCGTTCATGGCGCGCCCCGACGTGGCCGTGGTGGTGGTGGTGCTTCCCAAAGCGTATGCCGCCGATCCGCCACCCTGGCTGTTCCAGTGTGATGTGGATCGTCTGCTGGTGTCGGTGGGCGGCGCCGAGCGGCACGAGAGCGTGGTGAATGGCCTCGAAGATCTGCCGGAGGAGGTGGTGGTGGCGGTGGTGCACGATGCCGCGCGCCCGCTGGTCACCGACGAGACCATCGATCGGGTCATCGCCGAAGCGCGCAGGGGACATGGCGCGATCGCGGCACTGCCCGTCGTGGACACGCTCAAGGAAGTGGACGACGACGGCCGCATCGTGCGCACGGTGGACCGCACACGGCTCTGGCGCGCGCAGACGCCGCAGGCGTTTCCGCGCCAGTTGCTGGAAGAGGCGCACATTGCCGCGCAGCGTGATCGGGTGGGCGCCACCGATGATGCCGCATTGCTGGAGCGGCTCGGGCATCCGGTGGTGGTGGTGCGCGGCAGTGAGCGGGGCATGAAGATCACCGAAGAAGCCGATTTCGCGCGCGCCGAAGCGCTCAGCATCCTGCGCGAATGA
- a CDS encoding YicC/YloC family endoribonuclease: MIRSMTGFGQAEGPVGPLRVLVDVRTVNHRFFSPSIKLPGSFGRWETDVREAMRQKVSRGHVTLTVRAERQADAAIAIDETRFAAAASQLQALVERYGLTGGVDLASVLRMPEVLSAPREDEETGTAAELVAVVSQALDALGRSRADEGARLADILRQRLDLIEAALARIAARAPERIVAHRDRLRASVKELADGVAVDETRLAQEIAILADRMDVAEELDRFTAHIAAFRAALAEAGADAGGEPVGKRLGFLLQEMLREANTTGSKAADAPILHEVVGLKEELERVREQVENLE, encoded by the coding sequence GTGATCCGATCGATGACCGGCTTCGGCCAGGCGGAGGGCCCGGTGGGTCCGCTGCGCGTCCTCGTGGACGTGCGGACGGTGAACCACCGGTTCTTTTCGCCGAGCATCAAACTGCCCGGCAGCTTCGGGCGCTGGGAAACCGATGTGCGCGAGGCCATGCGGCAGAAAGTGAGCCGCGGCCATGTGACGCTCACCGTGCGCGCGGAACGGCAGGCCGACGCCGCCATCGCGATCGACGAGACCCGCTTCGCGGCCGCCGCGAGTCAGTTGCAGGCGCTGGTGGAGCGTTATGGCCTTACCGGCGGCGTGGACCTCGCGAGCGTGTTGCGCATGCCCGAGGTGCTGTCGGCTCCCCGGGAAGACGAGGAAACGGGCACCGCCGCCGAACTGGTGGCCGTGGTGAGCCAGGCGCTGGACGCGCTCGGGCGTTCGCGGGCCGACGAGGGCGCCCGTCTGGCGGACATCCTGCGTCAGCGGCTCGATCTCATCGAGGCCGCGCTGGCCCGCATCGCCGCCCGCGCGCCGGAGCGCATCGTGGCCCATCGCGACCGCCTGCGGGCGTCGGTGAAGGAGCTGGCCGATGGGGTCGCGGTGGACGAGACTCGGCTGGCGCAGGAGATCGCGATTCTGGCCGATCGCATGGACGTGGCGGAGGAGCTGGACCGGTTCACGGCCCACATCGCGGCCTTCCGCGCCGCTCTGGCGGAGGCCGGCGCGGACGCGGGCGGAGAGCCGGTGGGCAAGCGCCTGGGCTTTCTGCTGCAGGAGATGCTCCGGGAGGCCAATACCACGGGCAGCAAGGCCGCCGACGCGCCGATCCTCCACGAGGTGGTGGGGCTCAAGGAGGAGCTGGAACGGGTACGCGAACAGGTCGAGAACCTCGAGTGA
- the dnaB gene encoding replicative DNA helicase → MTGLVPAGAVQSPAPRDPYKERRPPWSEEAEQAVLGAMLLDADAIMRAAEHVDDTMFYREGHRRLYRAMFAITERGDVVDPLTLADELERRGELEHAGGREYLAFLLDAVPTVANVEYHARIVKEKALLRRLIEVSTEVVQEAFEGRLTASDLLDSAESRIFALGQSKERSGFARIKELLWPAMEKLELLSQRDQAITGVPSGFLELDHMTSGFQPADLVIVAARPSMGKTAFTLNIAQHAAITAKIPVAFFSLEMSKESLVQRMLASEALIDAQALRKGGRALDESMPRLAKAAGILSHAPIFIDDTPGITLLEMRAKARRLKSEHDLGLIIVDYLQLMTGPAGVENRQQEVSQISRGLKALAKELGVPVVALSQLSRAPEQRTGDDKGRPQLSDLRESGAIEQDADVIMFIFRQEVYAERDENGRLKDPSLEGRAEIIIGKQRNGPIGSARLFFHKQYTRFDNFSPRQPPPDMGYDGGGSIGGGYGGPKLVRGPDDFSGTPF, encoded by the coding sequence ATGACCGGTCTGGTCCCCGCCGGCGCCGTGCAGTCGCCGGCTCCGCGTGATCCGTACAAGGAACGGCGTCCGCCCTGGTCGGAGGAAGCTGAACAGGCGGTGCTCGGCGCGATGCTGCTGGATGCCGACGCGATCATGCGCGCGGCCGAACACGTCGACGACACGATGTTCTACCGCGAGGGGCATCGCCGGCTCTATCGCGCGATGTTCGCGATCACCGAGCGCGGCGACGTGGTCGATCCGCTCACGCTCGCCGACGAACTCGAGCGGCGCGGAGAGCTCGAACACGCCGGTGGACGCGAGTATCTCGCGTTTCTCCTGGACGCCGTGCCCACGGTGGCCAACGTGGAGTACCACGCGCGCATCGTGAAGGAGAAGGCGCTGCTGCGCCGCCTGATCGAAGTGAGCACGGAAGTGGTACAGGAGGCATTCGAAGGACGGCTGACGGCGAGCGATCTGCTCGACAGCGCCGAGTCGCGCATCTTCGCGCTCGGGCAGAGCAAGGAGCGCAGCGGCTTCGCGCGCATCAAGGAGTTGTTGTGGCCGGCCATGGAGAAGCTCGAGCTGCTCTCGCAGCGCGATCAGGCCATCACCGGCGTGCCCTCGGGGTTCCTCGAGCTCGATCACATGACGTCGGGATTCCAGCCGGCCGATCTCGTCATCGTGGCGGCGCGTCCCTCCATGGGCAAGACGGCGTTCACGCTGAACATCGCGCAGCACGCCGCCATCACGGCCAAGATCCCGGTGGCGTTCTTCTCGCTCGAAATGAGCAAGGAATCGCTGGTGCAGCGTATGCTGGCGTCGGAGGCGCTCATCGACGCCCAGGCTTTGCGTAAAGGTGGTAGGGCGCTCGATGAATCGATGCCACGTCTGGCGAAGGCGGCTGGTATTCTGAGTCATGCCCCGATCTTCATCGACGACACGCCCGGTATCACCCTGCTCGAGATGCGCGCCAAGGCGCGTCGTCTCAAGTCGGAGCACGATCTGGGACTCATCATCGTGGACTACCTGCAGCTCATGACGGGCCCGGCCGGCGTGGAGAACCGTCAGCAGGAAGTCTCGCAGATCTCGCGCGGCCTCAAGGCGCTCGCGAAGGAGCTGGGCGTGCCCGTGGTGGCGCTCTCGCAGCTCTCGCGCGCTCCGGAACAGCGCACCGGCGACGACAAGGGACGTCCGCAGCTCTCCGATCTTCGTGAATCGGGCGCCATCGAGCAGGACGCCGACGTGATCATGTTCATCTTCCGTCAGGAAGTGTACGCCGAACGCGACGAGAACGGCCGACTCAAGGATCCGTCGCTCGAAGGACGCGCCGAGATCATCATCGGCAAGCAGCGTAATGGTCCGATCGGCAGCGCGCGGCTGTTCTTTCACAAGCAGTACACGCGCTTCGACAACTTCTCGCCGCGCCAGCCGCCGCCCGACATGGGATACGATGGCGGCGGGAGCATCGGCGGCGGATACGGCGGACCGAAGCTCGTGCGCGGTCCGGACGATTTCAGCGGCACACCGTTCTGA
- a CDS encoding uracil-DNA glycosylase has protein sequence MDARDRLRRYLEQRRELGESEYVLDGLSVETVMEIVGARPANPRRGAASTARAGHVREDMGASPSPGAPPADGRMDGAVANSDAGHDADHIDAGSSAPPQDFAPPLPAPRFDDASSTDWRAALRGLEPSTPRQGSGTAGSSVGTHGTTPPTASASAAPGAAGSEAAASASRASASMLPAWLEALDIPAGLDAGNTQTGQMAPDIAQLPSLDAIARHVATCQRCTLSQSAKNPVPGEGNPHADFLCVGEAPGANEDAQGRPFVGEAGQLLTKILGAIQLPRESVWICNVLKHRPPGNRDPQPDEVQACQPYLLRQIELVRPKVILALGRFAAQTLLQTTTSIGALRGKIHRYHGVPLIVTYHPAALLRNESWKRPTWEDVKLARRILDAAMAADGGASKDVSAGESH, from the coding sequence ATGGACGCCAGGGATAGACTGCGCCGCTACCTCGAGCAGCGCCGCGAGCTCGGGGAATCCGAGTACGTGCTCGACGGACTGTCGGTCGAGACCGTGATGGAGATCGTGGGTGCCAGACCCGCGAATCCCAGGCGGGGCGCCGCCTCCACGGCGCGGGCAGGGCATGTGCGGGAAGACATGGGTGCTTCGCCGTCGCCCGGCGCTCCGCCGGCCGATGGTCGAATGGACGGGGCCGTGGCCAACAGCGATGCCGGTCACGATGCGGACCACATCGATGCCGGCAGTTCGGCACCGCCGCAGGACTTTGCGCCGCCGCTTCCCGCCCCGCGATTCGACGATGCGTCGAGCACCGACTGGCGCGCGGCGCTGCGCGGGCTCGAACCATCGACCCCACGGCAAGGCAGCGGCACCGCGGGAAGCAGCGTGGGTACCCACGGGACAACGCCTCCAACGGCATCCGCTTCAGCGGCACCCGGAGCAGCGGGGTCAGAAGCGGCGGCGTCCGCTTCGCGTGCGAGCGCTTCCATGCTCCCCGCCTGGCTCGAAGCCCTGGACATTCCCGCTGGCCTGGACGCGGGCAATACACAGACCGGACAGATGGCTCCGGACATCGCGCAATTGCCGTCACTCGACGCCATCGCGCGGCATGTCGCCACATGTCAGCGCTGCACGCTTTCGCAGTCAGCGAAGAACCCCGTGCCCGGCGAAGGCAATCCCCACGCCGATTTTCTCTGCGTGGGTGAAGCACCAGGCGCGAACGAAGACGCGCAAGGTCGTCCGTTCGTGGGTGAAGCGGGGCAGTTGCTCACGAAGATTCTCGGCGCCATCCAGCTGCCGCGTGAATCGGTCTGGATCTGCAACGTGCTCAAGCATCGTCCGCCGGGAAACCGCGATCCGCAGCCCGACGAAGTGCAGGCCTGCCAGCCCTATCTGCTGCGGCAGATCGAACTCGTGCGCCCCAAGGTGATCCTCGCCCTGGGCCGGTTCGCGGCGCAGACGCTGCTGCAGACGACCACATCGATCGGTGCGCTGCGGGGAAAGATCCATCGCTATCATGGCGTGCCGCTGATCGTCACCTATCACCCGGCGGCGCTGCTGCGCAACGAATCGTGGAAGCGGCCGACGTGGGAAGACGTGAAGCTCGCGCGCCGCATTCTCGATGCGGCCATGGCCGCCGATGGCGGCGCGTCGAAAGACGTCTCGGCAGGAGAATCACACTGA
- the radA gene encoding DNA repair protein RadA, translated as MAKARTVYRCTECGAEFPKWAGRCESCGAWNTLAEEIVAPVTTSKRSAARATAGVAARTVALGAVTATDTPRWRTGLDEFDFVLGGGIVPGSMVLVGGEPGIGKSTLLLQVAARLEAAGQATLYVSGEESALQVRLRAERLAEDASAVSLLTETSLETILATAAQPVSEGRPVRALIIDSIQTVHTELLEGAPGNVGQVRECAARLMRFAKDTGTTVFVIGHVTKGGGIAGPKTLEHIVDTVLYFEGDGTLDHRVLRATKNRFGSVDEIGVFRMVGSGLVPVDNPSALFLGDRREVASGSAVCALMEGTRPLLVEVQALATRAGFGTPQRVANGIDARRLALLLAVLDKRGGFPCAQLDVFCNVVGGMRVQEPSVDLAVVAALASSVVDRPLPAHAVFLGELGLGGEVRPVSQAERRLAEAAKLGMTTAFLSDRAIPRRVPGDITLIGVRTLADVLQRTVGKDAA; from the coding sequence ATGGCGAAGGCGCGCACGGTCTATCGCTGCACCGAGTGCGGCGCGGAGTTTCCCAAGTGGGCGGGGCGCTGCGAGAGTTGCGGCGCGTGGAACACACTGGCCGAAGAGATCGTCGCACCCGTCACCACGAGCAAACGGTCGGCCGCGCGGGCCACCGCCGGCGTGGCCGCACGCACGGTGGCGCTGGGTGCGGTCACGGCCACCGATACGCCGCGGTGGCGCACGGGGCTCGATGAGTTCGACTTCGTGCTGGGTGGCGGCATCGTTCCCGGCAGCATGGTGCTGGTGGGCGGCGAACCCGGTATCGGCAAGAGCACACTGTTGCTGCAGGTCGCGGCGCGTCTCGAAGCGGCTGGGCAGGCCACGTTGTACGTGTCGGGTGAAGAGAGTGCGCTGCAGGTGCGACTCCGCGCCGAACGACTGGCGGAAGATGCGAGCGCGGTGAGTCTGCTCACCGAAACGTCGCTGGAAACCATTCTCGCCACGGCGGCGCAGCCGGTGAGTGAAGGCCGACCGGTGCGCGCCCTGATCATCGACTCCATCCAGACGGTACACACCGAACTGCTCGAAGGTGCGCCGGGCAACGTCGGGCAGGTGCGCGAGTGCGCCGCGCGGCTGATGCGCTTCGCGAAAGACACCGGCACGACGGTGTTCGTCATCGGCCACGTGACCAAGGGCGGTGGCATCGCGGGCCCCAAGACGCTCGAGCACATCGTGGACACCGTGCTGTATTTCGAAGGTGACGGCACGCTCGACCACCGGGTACTGCGGGCTACCAAGAACCGCTTCGGCAGTGTCGACGAGATCGGCGTGTTCCGCATGGTGGGCTCCGGACTCGTTCCCGTGGACAATCCATCGGCGCTGTTCCTCGGCGATCGTCGCGAAGTGGCCAGTGGCAGCGCGGTGTGTGCGCTCATGGAAGGCACACGGCCGCTGCTGGTGGAAGTGCAGGCGCTCGCGACACGCGCCGGGTTCGGGACACCGCAGCGGGTGGCCAACGGCATCGATGCGCGCCGGCTGGCGTTGCTGCTCGCCGTCCTCGACAAACGCGGCGGTTTTCCCTGCGCGCAGCTCGACGTGTTCTGCAACGTGGTGGGTGGCATGCGGGTGCAGGAACCAAGCGTCGATCTGGCGGTGGTGGCCGCGTTGGCATCGAGCGTCGTGGACCGTCCGCTGCCGGCTCATGCGGTGTTCCTCGGCGAACTCGGACTCGGTGGCGAAGTGCGTCCGGTGTCGCAGGCGGAGCGCCGTCTCGCGGAAGCGGCCAAACTGGGGATGACCACCGCGTTTCTGTCGGATCGCGCCATTCCGCGGCGGGTACCGGGAGACATCACATTGATCGGCGTGCGCACACTGGCAGATGTCCTGCAGCGCACGGTCGGGAAGGATGCCGCATGA
- a CDS encoding leucyl aminopeptidase, with amino-acid sequence MSLSFQLRHAAPASLASLATSLDTPLLAVILPQDVSLDDVALSGALGPLDALVHGALGRSLTRRDFRGGRDETLLLVGGEAGVQRILLVGRGSAPLSRTAARRAAAIAARQATKLGTGALALWIPDDTTTDGAAIEGLVIGAAAGSWSYPDLQTPPPEKDRRARVSAITVLAAEGAISQQAFDAGVAIAEGQAIAKRLGQMPGNVCTPDTFAEVGREIAERHGMQLTVWGRQQLAEANMGSFLSVAQGTSQDPKLVALEYRGGPAGQQPVVLIGKGLCFDTGGISIKPAPEMEWMKFDMSGAGGVMGAMETIGRLKLPVNVVGIVGSTTNMPSGEAVKPGDVVRASNGKTIEIINTDAEGRLVLADLLVFAKRFDPAIAIDAATLTGAIVIGLGHNAVGVFGGDQSATDEVLAAGQAAGEPGWPMPLWDEYKEQIKSDVADLKNTGGRAAGSITAALFLQEFVDGYPWVHLDVAGTAYSQTDLGWIPKGPTGTPVGTFVEIVRARARR; translated from the coding sequence ATGTCGCTCTCGTTCCAGCTCCGTCACGCCGCGCCCGCGTCGCTGGCTTCGCTCGCCACATCGCTCGATACGCCGCTGCTGGCCGTCATCCTGCCGCAGGACGTTTCCCTGGACGATGTTGCGCTGAGTGGCGCGCTGGGCCCGCTGGATGCGCTGGTGCACGGCGCGCTGGGGCGTTCGCTGACCCGCCGCGATTTCCGGGGGGGACGTGACGAGACGCTGCTGTTGGTCGGAGGGGAAGCCGGGGTGCAGCGCATCCTGCTGGTGGGACGCGGCAGCGCTCCGCTGTCCCGCACCGCCGCCCGTCGCGCCGCGGCCATCGCCGCGCGGCAGGCCACCAAGCTCGGCACGGGCGCACTGGCGCTCTGGATTCCCGATGACACCACCACCGACGGTGCGGCCATCGAAGGGCTGGTGATCGGTGCGGCGGCGGGAAGCTGGAGCTATCCCGACCTGCAGACCCCACCGCCGGAGAAGGATCGTCGCGCACGCGTGAGCGCGATCACCGTGCTCGCGGCCGAAGGCGCGATATCGCAGCAGGCGTTCGACGCCGGCGTGGCCATCGCCGAAGGACAGGCCATCGCCAAGCGTCTGGGACAGATGCCGGGCAATGTCTGCACGCCCGACACGTTTGCCGAGGTGGGCCGCGAGATCGCCGAACGCCATGGCATGCAGCTCACGGTGTGGGGCCGTCAGCAGCTCGCCGAGGCGAACATGGGGTCGTTCCTGTCGGTGGCGCAGGGCACGTCGCAGGATCCCAAGCTGGTGGCGCTGGAATACCGGGGCGGTCCCGCGGGGCAGCAGCCGGTGGTGCTCATCGGCAAGGGCCTGTGCTTCGATACCGGCGGGATCTCGATCAAGCCGGCGCCCGAGATGGAGTGGATGAAGTTCGACATGTCGGGCGCAGGTGGCGTGATGGGCGCGATGGAAACCATCGGCCGTCTCAAGCTGCCGGTGAACGTGGTGGGTATCGTGGGCTCCACGACCAACATGCCATCGGGTGAAGCGGTGAAGCCGGGCGACGTGGTGCGCGCGTCGAACGGCAAGACCATCGAGATCATCAACACCGACGCGGAAGGCCGTCTGGTCCTCGCCGATCTCCTGGTGTTCGCGAAGCGCTTCGATCCGGCCATCGCCATCGATGCCGCGACGCTGACGGGTGCGATCGTGATCGGTCTGGGGCACAACGCCGTGGGCGTGTTCGGCGGCGATCAGAGTGCCACCGACGAAGTGCTCGCGGCCGGTCAGGCGGCGGGCGAGCCGGGATGGCCGATGCCGCTGTGGGACGAATACAAGGAGCAGATCAAGTCCGACGTGGCCGATCTCAAGAACACCGGCGGTCGCGCGGCCGGATCGATCACGGCGGCGCTCTTCCTGCAGGAGTTCGTCGACGGATATCCATGGGTGCACCTCGACGTTGCCGGCACCGCGTACTCCCAGACCGATCTCGGCTGGATTCCCAAGGGTCCCACGGGAACACCGGTGGGCACCTTCGTCGAAATCGTGCGGGCCCGCGCGCGTCGGTGA
- the gmk gene encoding guanylate kinase, whose amino-acid sequence MSAFPVILSAPSGGGKTTIARRLLERRTDLGYSVSCTTRAPRDGEVDGRDYRFLSPEAFLAARDAGEFAEWAEVHGNYYGTLRSEVERVLASGRHVLMDIDVQGAEQFHAAFPDTVLVFVLPPSGEVLKSRLMARQSESRERLLVRLRNARAELGEVGRYHYVVVNDNLDRAVDQVGAIIEAEGLRRDRVHAVEAQVEALIAQLEQEIHVFSRGD is encoded by the coding sequence GTGAGCGCATTTCCGGTCATCCTGTCCGCCCCCTCGGGTGGGGGAAAAACGACAATCGCCCGTCGCTTGCTGGAGCGGCGCACGGATTTGGGTTATTCTGTCAGTTGCACGACGAGGGCGCCCCGTGATGGTGAGGTGGACGGGCGCGATTACCGGTTCCTGAGCCCCGAAGCGTTTCTGGCCGCGCGTGATGCCGGCGAGTTTGCCGAGTGGGCGGAGGTGCACGGCAATTATTATGGGACGCTGCGATCGGAGGTGGAGCGGGTGCTCGCCAGCGGTCGTCATGTACTCATGGACATCGACGTGCAGGGAGCGGAGCAGTTCCACGCTGCGTTTCCCGATACGGTGCTGGTTTTTGTGCTGCCGCCATCAGGGGAAGTGCTCAAGTCCCGATTGATGGCCCGGCAGAGCGAAAGCCGCGAGCGGTTGCTCGTTCGTCTCCGGAACGCGCGCGCCGAGTTGGGGGAAGTCGGTCGCTACCACTACGTGGTGGTGAACGACAATCTCGATCGGGCGGTGGATCAGGTGGGTGCCATCATCGAAGCGGAGGGACTGCGACGCGACCGGGTACACGCGGTCGAAGCGCAGGTCGAGGCGCTCATCGCGCAGCTCGAACAGGAAATTCACGTCTTCAGCAGGGGCGACTGA
- a CDS encoding DNA-directed RNA polymerase subunit omega: MQVFTPTDVTKYAPNKYLSVLIAAKFARVLNEFPRDRSLHEKKLTTRALEELSAGDIEYKVVMRRRPA; encoded by the coding sequence ATGCAGGTTTTCACGCCGACCGACGTTACGAAGTACGCGCCGAACAAGTACCTGAGTGTGCTGATCGCCGCGAAGTTTGCCCGGGTGCTCAACGAGTTCCCGCGCGATCGTTCGTTGCACGAGAAGAAGCTCACCACACGTGCGCTCGAAGAGCTGTCCGCGGGTGACATCGAATACAAGGTGGTGATGCGCCGTCGCCCGGCCTGA